gcatttaaactaatagctttcatatcatcatcagtatattcctcttcagtcttaggaactctagttgtaccgtcagttttcataggaatataGTTTCTCTTgaagacaactctccacaccttccagtcaatattctgaagatatatgcgcatcctctatttccaaaaggtgtaattgacaccactgaaaacaagaggtcgtgtggaagagggtccctcagggaaaggggttacagtgttataagtcatctagatcttttgcaaaataactattaagtctaagctactagactctgataccaattgttagctttgctgtaatcccaaaagagggggtgaattgatattttaaaaaattaatttcctAGGTCAATCAACCAGTAAcggtattacacaaacctaaggtcaatctagtgcggataaaataaatcaacatatatatttagcaaaaattaaacttcataagcaaactaattaagcatgcacaataaaacaataaaaaaaagataacaccaaatatgttatcgaggttcggcaacagtgcctacgtccccgccttggctcacaagcacaaggattacattaAGACTCagttaacgagtggagcggcacttaattacaaccaagtcaattagcacagggctgacctcaacctttacaaccaatccttccagggttggattaccgccccctcaggccacacctagaatacaatatatttataataaaatttgtgtacaaactatatgcttctcaatcaagtagatttgcaccaatataatcaacacactaccgaatgataagatatgataagttcAATGTAGTTTTGatgtctactctaaaaaataatgcaagtatagcaatcaaTGCGTGAGAGTGTGAGtattaggatctttgtgtcaaaataataatatcaatcacaatatttagcaacaaagatcttttacaacacaagcaaatatctcaaaaatattttcctaaaaaataagcacaagagatatttgaaaatggtttgcaaaaaattattttacaaacaaaACGCAATACTacctcttgagtattgcaatgattatgcaaaagtcacaagctcaaagaagttttcctatAAAAGACTTAtaaatgaagtctcctagaaaaacttaatCCTTACTCTCAAAATAAAATGAATCTCAATCAACACTAGtagatgagagtgtaagcttaatgagatgaacacaagagcactcttacaaagtgattttagcaataagaatgagtaagaatgaatctaggaagcttgaatatgagaaatgtaaCTTTTGGATTTTAGAGAAAAATtgttaatcattttttttaatcttgTCCTAATtcatgcaaatgagggggtatatataggcacccctgaaattataaccgtttgggacctatctggcatttttgaaaaagtttaatggggataataaaaattaacaacatttaaCCTCGGTAATCTTTGTGAAGGTGATTGTGAATAACTTCAAGTAATTTCTCTCGTACTAGATAGCACCAACACAAAGAAACTTTGTTCtaaatagaaaattttataaaaatgtcatttgaaaaaaatgaaatggataaaaGGGAAGAAAGACATCATGCTATTCAAGCTTGATTTAGAGGAAGCTTATGATAGAATTAAATATCTCattcaagattttcttttcaaaattggcCTCCTTAGCTAATGGGTGAACATAACTATGGCGTGTGTTACAACGATATTCACGTGGATATCATGAAATGGTGAAATGATGGACAATTTTAATATAAATCTGGGGTGGGGTAGTTTTCTTGAAAGAGTTTTCTTTAAGCTTGGCCTAGAAGGTTAGTATCTAGAGATCCAGAATTTATAAATACTAGTGGGAGTGTAGCTAGGAGTATTAGAAATGTCTCAATACAAATTTAGGATAATATCTTGGAATGCATTGTTTGCATGGTTGCGTAAATAGAGATGATTACAAATTTGTGGTAGACCAAGTGCGTGACAAATTGACAGAGTGGAAGGCTGATGCTTTTTTATAGTCAGGAGGGTTAGCTTGGTGAACTCAATTACATCCACAATCCGCATACAATGCAAAAAATAATATTCCAAAGACCTTACGTGATCAAATTCATAAAAGCTTATAGAAGTTTTATCTGAGTTCCATAAAAACCACAGGAGAATTCAGATGGTCCAAAAATTTTGCGCGGCTGGGGGTATTTGACAGGTGAGagattaaaataacatttttGTCAAAGATAGGTCAAAGATTAATAAGGAAAGTGGTACTTAATCAAGGACAGTCGTTAACAAAAAAATACCACTTTCAAGTGTCTGGAGAGGTATTGTGAGCTCCAAGCCTCTACTCCGACAAGGTTTAAAATTTCATGCGACATAAGGCAATTCAACTAGATTTAGATGGATCCTTAGGTTTCAAATCATGCCCTCATTTGGAGGCTCGGGCCGAAGAGATGGACCTTACGACTGCCTTATTGAGACTAGTTGCAATCAAGCTAGCCCCAATTCTAGATGTCTCAACTTGGAAAGGGTCTTGCGACGAACAATTACAGTAAGTAGTTCAACAAATTTCACGGCAAATGTTGCACAAGATAAGATACGATTAGGATCATTTTTGATTTCCCTCTGAATGGATATCCTGGGACGTTGGCTAATGATACTAGCTGGGTGTCCATTCCAATATTATTTAGCCCCTCCTTAAATGAAACATGCATCAATGTTTCTAAAAGATTTTAAAGCTCCTATTTAAATCGAGAATTTACAATTTaagaaaaaacataaaaacttacttgaaaaaaaagaaatttttttttttatttccctaaTATTTTCCAATTATAAACTACCTTTAAAGATTTTGTAAATTTTGTGAAGGAGCCGCCCTTTGTTTCTTActaaagaaaaagattttattgtaacatttttattttgttattgaGTTCATTGCTGACTTGAGGACTGGCCCACCAACGGACAGCAGCATTCACAAAGCACATGGATTCTCCCTTCTATCCTTCTTATCCACAAGGCCCCCAGCCAGTGCCACCGGAAAGATAATAACCTGCAACAAAAGTCGGTTATGAGGAGCAGCCAGAATGACGCAAACGGTGTTGCAGAGCCCAAAAATCTTGCGTTCCTCTCAATTCCTTCCCTCTCCACCAATAGTGCCTCTTCCTCCAAACATACCCTTTTCACCTCCATCTCCTCCCCTTGTCAAGCAGCACTGCAAATTCTCTCGCCGAGATCTCGCTATTGGCAGCAATTCATTGTTGCTGCTTCTCTTGGGCTCCCAGGCAACACAGCCATTCCACAAATCCAAGGCAAATGCACAGGAAAACCTTGCAACCTCTGATCAGAAGAGTGGGCAAGGGGAGAGCATGAAGAGTACTAGTACCAACTGTGGTAGTAGAACTCCTACAAAACGAGCATTTCTTCATGTCTCAATCGACGGGGAGCCTGCTGGGAGAATTATCATTGGGCTTTATGGAGACGATGCACCCACTGGGGCTGCTAGGTTTAGTGATCTCGTCAGTGGAGCTGCTGGGGTCAGTTATAGAAGAAAAGAGTTCCTTAAAATCATGTCAACCTATGTGCAACATGGCGGGGTAAGATCATATGGTGTGGATGCTGAGCTTGCTAGTAAAACAGGAAGCAGTTTGGGAGTTGAAAACCTCATTGAGGAATGGGGGAAAGCAATTGAGAAATGCCCGAAGACCAAGAACTTGGCAGGAACTGTGAGCATTATCGTTAGGGATCCCTCGAAGCCACCTCCGAAACTAAAGCTGGTTGCCCGTAAAGGCAGGCTGGAGATTGATGAAGAGGAAGTCAAGGCAGCCCCTAATGGAACAGAGTTTGCAATTGCCACACGAGATTCACCGGAGCTTGATGCTTCAGCTCTAGTTGTTGGAAGAGTCTTGGAAGGAATGGAGGTTGTGGAGAGGATTGGCCTGGTGAAGACCGTCCAAGAGAACACTGGCTCCCCATATTTCAGGTGACTCCCGTCTCCTAATGATAGTGCCTTTttctttgtttccatgtttgttaaCCCTGCAAAAGGATTCTGAACATGGGTTTAAAAAGTCAAAGACTCAATAATATCTGGAACTTTATAGCATGACCTAGCAAAGAAGTTACAGAAGGAACCGTTACTGCAGGAGCAGCTGGGCTTCCCTTTAATATAAAGGCTGTAGCTTTTTGCTTATTCTCCCTTGTCTTCATTTGTGACAATTCTCAATTGCATAATCTGACAGATAATATACCTTTTCTATGATTTGGTGAGCAGGGTAGCCAAGCTAATAGGAGATAAAAGGGCAGTCGTGGCAGAAAGAGGCTTCAACCGTCCTTACTCGAAGGTCGTTGTCACAAATTGTGGCTTGATGGAATAGCACAGAACACACTTCGTCTTTCCCCTATTCTTTTGTTTTTGCTACAAGAGGAACAAATCACATGCTATAATATTTCTTAAAACCTCATTACATTGTTACACAAAAGTGGGCTATGAATATGGAAAACTACAGCGTAACTTTCAAGCAGTACTTTTATTAGAAACTGAATGGGCTACCATGGCCACAGGCTTAACATTACAGAAAATACAACACTTCATGGCAATGCATGCGAAGATATGATACTCTGTAAGATGAGCAGCCTAACAAAGAAGACCCATTTGAAAACCTGCTTCATCAATTAACCAGGTGCTTCAGCTTGATCCGTGAGCAAGTTTCATTCTTTTAGTGGATGGAGAGACAAAAAGTTTCCTTATTGAAGCGATGGGATCATCCACCTGTACAAGTAGTACACAACAAAAATGATCAACTGTTTgaagaaatcaaaaatcattTCTGTTTCACATGGCTATATGCTAGAAATAAAGCTAGTACAACCATCGACAATCAGATTAGGGCTTTGTAGTGACCAATTTCACTGTCAAGTGCTTCACACCTGACTTGCATTTGTGGTTGATTCCATTACAATTAAATATCTGCCCTAGGTTGTTGTAAGGTCAAGGTGGAATACGATAAATGGCAGGGTTCCTGCCAATACCTCTGGAGTTCTGTCATTGTCATACCTTTAGTGTAGAGGCAGATGGAGAACTTGTAGGTGAAGGATGAGAGAACTCTTTTTGCTGCTGTAGAGCAGAAAATGTTTGTTGCCATCCAGGCACTGTACTGCCAATTGTTGCAATCCATGGGCAAAAATGTCTGTGCTGCCTGATTGGATCAAAATCCAGTGTTCTATCAAAGGGTATTTGCTTCAGATCTTTGGCTGTATAGAAAGGAGAGATTTTAAACCTTTATTACGACCAACACCAAACTAGCATTTCAATAAAATCAGAGATGTCGAGAACAGGTGATAGAGAATGCAGACAGGACAATTTCATGGATCAGAAATCCAACCAGGGATCTCATAGCAATTATGCATCAACAAACATTTAAGACAGCATCAGGAGAAAAGAATATATAGCAGTTAATAAATGAATTTCTGTGTGCTTCCATCAACCTTGTTTTTCAGTGTCCATCCAGGTGTGACTTTTTCTTAATAACTGAATAAATTTAGCTATCACGCATGAGATAAAAAGATTGGGACTAAAAGCGCACAAGGAATATTAAGATTTGTCCCACAAACAAAACTTAGTTGCCCCTTCGAATCTTCAAGTCAGCCTGGTTTTCCATCATTCTTACTTCATTGATAAACAAGCAATTGTATCAAAATCTTTCCTGATGCACATACATTGCCTTGGCAGAGTTTTAGTATTCTACTCAACACCAGAGCATTAGATCCAGTCCTATGAATTACAGAAGAAACTGATTATCAGGTTTTGCTTTTATTCTTGTGAAGAGAACTTTCTGAAAGATGGAAAGAGGGCTCATCCATAAATCAACAACCCTTGTTCTTAAAATCACAATTTTTTGTTCAGTTAGCTTGGTAGGTTCTAGTATTAACACACAAGTTGAAAAGGGTGACACTAGAAacaacccacccccccccccccccccccacacaccCTCCAAAAAATAGGTACATTTCGACAAACCTTGTTCCTATTTCTTCAAGAATTAACGGAGTTCTGAAAATCACAAATTTTTGTTCAGT
The Malania oleifera isolate guangnan ecotype guangnan chromosome 13, ASM2987363v1, whole genome shotgun sequence DNA segment above includes these coding regions:
- the LOC131146232 gene encoding peptidyl-prolyl cis-trans isomerase CYP26-2, chloroplastic translates to MTQTVLQSPKILRSSQFLPSPPIVPLPPNIPFSPPSPPLVKQHCKFSRRDLAIGSNSLLLLLLGSQATQPFHKSKANAQENLATSDQKSGQGESMKSTSTNCGSRTPTKRAFLHVSIDGEPAGRIIIGLYGDDAPTGAARFSDLVSGAAGVSYRRKEFLKIMSTYVQHGGVRSYGVDAELASKTGSSLGVENLIEEWGKAIEKCPKTKNLAGTVSIIVRDPSKPPPKLKLVARKGRLEIDEEEVKAAPNGTEFAIATRDSPELDASALVVGRVLEGMEVVERIGLVKTVQENTGSPYFRVAKLIGDKRAVVAERGFNRPYSKVVVTNCGLME